From Pandoraea norimbergensis, the proteins below share one genomic window:
- a CDS encoding LysR family transcriptional regulator — MDLNLRDIRAFIAVAQTGSFTRAATRLHLSQPALTVQIRRLEETVGVRLFDRNSRNVALTPTGRDLLPLLQKSLQDMEQVLVDARSLGDGSTGTVRIACLPTFAASVLPELIQEVKAVVPRAGFHVRDAVAGVVNTLVRNEDVDIGLTGGELNDPAFDVLHAGGDRLVAVLPQQHSLARRRRITLADLAGEPLVLTSQGTSVRAVVDSAFANAGHTPEIACEATYMMTAVAMVRAGLGVTILPASAREVRAEPELRVKAIDDPAFLRPIALIKKRGRTLPPVADTFVAMMIDRLSSV; from the coding sequence ATGGATCTGAACCTTCGGGATATTCGCGCTTTTATCGCGGTTGCACAGACCGGCAGCTTCACGCGGGCGGCGACGCGGCTGCACTTGTCGCAACCAGCACTGACCGTGCAGATCCGGCGGCTGGAAGAGACGGTGGGTGTGCGGCTCTTCGATCGCAATAGTCGCAACGTCGCGCTCACCCCGACCGGTCGCGACCTGCTGCCGCTGTTGCAGAAGTCGCTGCAAGACATGGAGCAGGTGCTGGTCGACGCGCGCTCGCTGGGCGACGGATCAACCGGTACGGTGCGCATCGCATGCTTGCCGACGTTCGCCGCGAGTGTGTTGCCGGAGCTGATTCAGGAAGTGAAGGCCGTCGTGCCGCGTGCCGGGTTTCATGTGCGCGACGCGGTCGCCGGTGTAGTGAATACACTGGTGCGCAATGAAGACGTCGATATCGGCCTGACGGGGGGGGAGTTGAATGACCCCGCGTTTGACGTGTTGCACGCGGGCGGCGATCGACTGGTGGCCGTGTTGCCGCAACAGCATTCGCTGGCACGTCGCAGGCGCATCACGTTGGCCGATCTCGCAGGCGAACCGCTCGTGTTGACATCGCAAGGTACGAGTGTGCGGGCGGTGGTCGACAGCGCTTTCGCCAATGCCGGTCACACGCCGGAGATTGCCTGCGAAGCGACTTATATGATGACGGCCGTCGCGATGGTGCGTGCGGGACTGGGTGTGACGATCCTGCCCGCGTCGGCACGTGAGGTGAGGGCCGAGCCTGAGTTGCGCGTGAAGGCGATTGACGATCCCGCGTTCCTGCGTCCCATTGCACTGATCAAGAAACGCGGACGCACGCTGCCGCCGGT